Proteins found in one Corynebacterium sanguinis genomic segment:
- the rplE gene encoding 50S ribosomal protein L5, which yields MAENYTPRLKSRYKDDIRAKLSEEFGYDNVMQIPGLTKIVVNMGVGDAARDSKVINGALEDLTAITGQKPQLRRAKKSIANFKLREGMPIGAKVTLRGDRMWEFLDRLLSIALPRIRDFRGLNDKQFDGAGNYTFGLNEQTMFYEIDIDKVDRVRGMDITLVTTATNDDEGRALLRHLGFPFADKDGKMQRA from the coding sequence ATGGCTGAGAACTACACCCCGCGCCTGAAGAGCCGCTACAAGGACGACATCCGCGCCAAGCTCAGCGAAGAGTTCGGCTACGACAACGTCATGCAGATTCCGGGTCTGACCAAGATCGTGGTCAACATGGGCGTTGGTGACGCTGCCCGCGACTCCAAGGTCATCAACGGCGCACTCGAAGACCTCACCGCGATCACCGGCCAGAAGCCGCAGCTGCGTCGCGCGAAGAAGTCGATTGCTAACTTCAAACTCCGTGAAGGCATGCCGATCGGCGCGAAGGTTACTCTGCGCGGCGATCGCATGTGGGAGTTCCTCGACCGTCTGCTCTCCATCGCTCTGCCGCGTATCCGTGACTTCCGCGGCCTGAACGACAAGCAGTTCGACGGTGCGGGCAACTACACCTTCGGCCTGAATGAGCAGACCATGTTCTACGAGATCGACATCGACAAGGTCGATCGCGTGCGCGGCATGGACATCACGCTCGTGACCACCGCAACGAACGATGACGAGGGCCGTGCCCTGTTGCGCCACCTCGGCTTCCCGTTCGCTGACAAGGACGGCAAGATGCAGCGCGCTTAA
- the rplX gene encoding 50S ribosomal protein L24 yields MKIKKGDMVQVISGKDKGAQGKVIEAYPQRDKVLVEGVNRIKKHVANSYNERGAESGGIVTQEAPIHVSNVMVLDSDGTPTRVGYRFDENGKKVRVAKSNGKDI; encoded by the coding sequence ATGAAGATCAAGAAGGGCGATATGGTCCAGGTCATCTCTGGCAAGGACAAGGGCGCTCAGGGCAAGGTCATTGAGGCCTACCCGCAGCGCGACAAGGTCCTCGTCGAGGGCGTCAACCGCATCAAGAAGCACGTCGCTAACTCCTACAACGAGCGCGGCGCCGAGTCCGGTGGCATCGTCACCCAGGAAGCACCCATCCACGTCTCCAACGTGATGGTCCTGGATTCCGACGGCACCCCGACTCGCGTGGGCTACCGTTTCGACGAGAACGGCAAGAAGGTCCGCGTGGCAAAGTCGAACGGGAAGGACATCTAA
- the rplN gene encoding 50S ribosomal protein L14 has translation MIQQESRLKVADNTGAREILCIRVLGGSVRRFAGIGDTIVATVKEATPGGNVKEGEVVRAVIVRAKKETRRPDGSYISFDENAAVLIKNDTEPRGTRIFGPVARELRDKKFMKIVSLAPEVI, from the coding sequence GTGATTCAGCAAGAATCGCGTCTGAAGGTCGCCGATAACACTGGTGCACGAGAAATTCTGTGCATCCGCGTCCTCGGCGGCTCTGTCCGACGCTTCGCCGGCATCGGCGACACGATCGTCGCCACCGTGAAGGAAGCCACCCCCGGTGGCAACGTCAAGGAGGGTGAGGTCGTTCGCGCCGTCATCGTCCGCGCCAAGAAGGAGACCCGTCGCCCGGACGGCTCCTACATCTCATTCGACGAAAACGCTGCCGTTCTGATCAAGAACGACACTGAACCCCGCGGTACCCGTATCTTCGGCCCGGTCGCGCGCGAGCTGCGCGACAAGAAGTTCATGAAGATCGTTTCTCTCGCACCGGAGGTGATCTAA
- a CDS encoding bifunctional hydroxymethylpyrimidine kinase/phosphomethylpyrimidine kinase produces MSNQQPRVLSIAGTDPTGGAGIHADLKSIAAAGGYGMAVVTALVAQNTCGVREVHTPPQGFLRAQLDAVVDDVTIDAIKIGMLGDAPTTATVSTFLGAHPVPIVVVDPVMVATSGDRLLSTDAEEALRQLIRDHATVVTPNIPELAVFTGAAAATDFDAAVAQGASFAADTGVSVLVKGGHLTGAYASNALVTPAGEVRVIAVPRVDTPNTHGTGCSLSSALATRLTIDASGNAAAEWASHWLHEAISHADALHVGGGHGPVDHFHALRRRAASGSTRPWGETDRWHEGGVDTPLPSPRIAPAGEHTRRLWEMAARVVWPQILGSGFIRDLRDGTLARDEFDFYLAQDAHYLGDYSRALAGLSAKAPAADEQVWWAHTAQQAIVAEQELHRSWFSDHGIDVDTTPISPVTLGYVSFLKAQVALEDYPVGVAAVLPCFWLYAEVGLYLADSNSPTHAYRAWLDTYSGEEFVGEARGAIARAEKALAAATEAQRRQAADAFMHACYYERDFFDQAGRR; encoded by the coding sequence ATGTCCAATCAGCAGCCCCGCGTTCTGTCCATCGCCGGCACCGACCCCACCGGCGGGGCGGGCATCCACGCCGACCTTAAATCGATCGCCGCCGCCGGGGGTTACGGTATGGCCGTGGTCACCGCGCTCGTGGCGCAGAACACCTGCGGTGTACGCGAGGTCCACACCCCGCCACAGGGGTTCCTCCGCGCGCAGCTGGACGCGGTTGTCGACGACGTGACCATCGACGCCATCAAGATCGGCATGCTTGGCGACGCCCCCACCACCGCCACCGTCTCTACCTTCCTCGGGGCGCACCCGGTCCCGATTGTGGTGGTCGACCCCGTCATGGTGGCCACCTCGGGCGATCGCCTGCTGAGCACGGATGCCGAGGAGGCGCTGCGTCAGCTGATCCGCGACCACGCCACGGTGGTCACCCCCAACATCCCGGAGCTCGCGGTGTTCACCGGCGCCGCTGCGGCCACCGACTTCGACGCTGCGGTTGCCCAGGGCGCCTCGTTTGCCGCCGACACCGGCGTGAGCGTGCTGGTCAAAGGCGGCCACCTCACCGGCGCGTACGCCTCAAACGCGCTGGTCACCCCTGCCGGCGAGGTCCGCGTCATCGCGGTGCCGCGCGTGGACACCCCCAACACGCACGGCACGGGCTGCTCGCTCTCATCCGCCCTAGCCACGCGCCTAACTATCGACGCCTCCGGAAACGCCGCCGCCGAGTGGGCCTCGCACTGGCTGCACGAGGCGATTTCTCACGCCGACGCGCTGCACGTCGGGGGCGGCCACGGCCCCGTCGACCACTTCCACGCCCTGCGGCGCCGCGCCGCGAGCGGTTCCACGCGCCCCTGGGGTGAGACGGACCGGTGGCATGAGGGGGGCGTCGATACGCCGCTGCCCTCCCCGCGGATCGCGCCCGCCGGCGAGCACACGCGTCGGCTCTGGGAGATGGCGGCGCGCGTCGTTTGGCCGCAGATCCTCGGCTCGGGCTTTATCCGGGACCTTCGCGACGGCACGCTGGCGCGCGACGAGTTCGACTTCTACCTCGCCCAGGACGCACACTACCTCGGCGACTACTCCCGCGCGCTCGCGGGTTTGAGCGCCAAAGCCCCCGCGGCCGACGAGCAAGTGTGGTGGGCGCACACCGCCCAGCAGGCGATCGTCGCGGAGCAGGAACTGCACCGCTCGTGGTTTAGCGACCACGGCATCGACGTCGACACCACCCCGATCTCTCCGGTGACCCTGGGCTACGTCAGCTTCCTCAAGGCGCAGGTCGCGCTGGAGGACTACCCCGTCGGCGTGGCCGCGGTTCTGCCGTGTTTCTGGCTCTACGCCGAGGTGGGCTTGTACTTGGCGGACAGCAACTCCCCCACTCACGCCTACCGCGCCTGGCTGGACACCTATAGCGGCGAAGAATTCGTGGGCGAGGCCCGCGGGGCGATCGCGCGCGCCGAAAAGGCTCTGGCTGCGGCGACGGAGGCGCAGCGTCGACAAGCGGCGGATGCCTTCATGCACGCCTGCTACTACGAACGCGACTTCTTCGACCAGGCGGGCCGGCGCTAG
- a CDS encoding LLM class flavin-dependent oxidoreductase, which produces MKKFGFLSFGHYAFSGQQGPGAKQTLQDTVEIARQADAIGVNGAYVRVHHFAPQFSSPIALLSAMAAVTKHIEVGTGVLDMRYANPLQLAEDIATLDLLSNERVALGVSRGSPEPADKGWESFGFTAQADNGADLARDHFERFMAALRGEGMAVSAPLDRQYPRMYRPGIDLPVLPHSPGADRRIWWGAGSFESAEQAARDGVNLMSSTLISEANGSSLGELQARQIQRYRESWAEAGHEWTPRVSVSRSVFPIVDDTSRRLFGMQGSSEQIGSLGESRAVTFGKTYAAEPDQIIAELKADPSIQAADTLMLTIPNQLGVDLNVKILADFAEHIAPALGWVPANES; this is translated from the coding sequence ATGAAGAAGTTTGGATTCCTTTCCTTCGGCCACTACGCGTTTTCCGGGCAGCAGGGCCCAGGCGCGAAGCAAACCCTGCAGGACACCGTAGAGATTGCGCGGCAAGCGGACGCGATCGGTGTCAACGGCGCCTACGTCCGGGTGCATCACTTCGCCCCGCAGTTCTCATCACCGATCGCGCTGCTCTCTGCAATGGCCGCGGTAACGAAGCACATCGAGGTGGGAACGGGTGTGTTGGATATGCGCTACGCCAACCCGCTGCAGCTCGCCGAGGACATCGCCACGCTCGACCTGCTCTCCAACGAGCGCGTCGCCCTCGGTGTGTCCCGCGGTTCACCCGAGCCCGCCGACAAGGGCTGGGAGTCATTCGGCTTCACCGCCCAAGCGGACAACGGCGCGGACTTAGCAAGGGATCACTTCGAGCGCTTCATGGCCGCGCTGCGTGGCGAGGGGATGGCGGTCTCGGCGCCGCTGGACAGGCAGTACCCGCGGATGTATCGCCCGGGCATCGATCTGCCGGTGCTGCCGCACTCGCCGGGCGCGGACCGCCGCATCTGGTGGGGCGCGGGGTCCTTCGAGTCCGCTGAGCAGGCCGCCCGTGACGGGGTGAACCTGATGAGCTCGACGCTGATCAGCGAGGCCAACGGGTCGTCGTTAGGCGAGCTCCAGGCCCGTCAGATTCAGCGCTACCGCGAGTCGTGGGCCGAGGCCGGCCACGAGTGGACGCCGCGCGTGTCGGTGTCGCGCAGCGTTTTTCCGATCGTTGACGACACCTCGCGCCGCCTGTTCGGGATGCAGGGCAGCTCGGAGCAAATCGGCTCGCTCGGCGAGAGCCGGGCGGTGACCTTCGGCAAGACGTACGCCGCCGAGCCGGACCAGATCATTGCGGAGCTCAAGGCGGATCCCTCGATCCAGGCCGCGGACACGCTGATGCTGACCATCCCGAACCAGCTTGGGGTGGACCTCAACGTCAAGATCCTCGCCGACTTCGCCGAGCACATCGCCCCGGCGCTGGGCTGGGTGCCGGCCAACGAGAGCTAG
- a CDS encoding PhoX family protein, with the protein MTIKGLNLLFQSKRSKLTCTYKCGNACWGECTNTSDNAYFGDLVSRRGVLKSFGLGVVTVGGGAALAACSSEPGSGAAGTTTASAATGSSSAAATEVKALKGMQFEPVAPNTEDKVVVPTGYATSVLIAWGDPIFKDAPEFDPENQTAADAEKQFGFNNDFAGLMDHPDDDSRLVYVCSHEYTTEPQMFPGYDADNPTDEQINIGLANHGHTILEVSKVGDTGELKREFGPLNRRITANTPFELRGILAGADLVKTSADPEGKTVLGTLNNCAGGMTPWGTFLSGEENIDQYFANGAAVTGERPAADVKRFGVDDEASERKWERLHDRFDLAKEPNEFNRFGYIVEINPLDPNSTPIKHTSMGRFKHEAGNVHVDKDGTVVCYSGDDSRFEYIYKFVSSKKMVEGDVEHNMGILDEGTLYVAKLEGDSPQSEITGDGDLPSDGEFDGKGTWVKLLTVTENGAESHVDGFTPEEVAVYTRLAADEVGATKMDRPEDFEVNPVNEKVYVALTNNSYRGATGENASKSKEDVMEYAPIRENKNGLVMEIEDDFAGENFTWNLLLVCGDPAAASTYFGGFDKDKVSPISCPDNLAFDTYGNLWISTDGNALGSNDGLYAVGLEGENRGQVKCFLTVPKDAETCGPIVTEERVMVNVQHPGESDDATYENPTSNWPEGGNSVPRPAVAVAWREDGKEIGVEA; encoded by the coding sequence ATGACCATCAAGGGCCTTAACCTTCTGTTCCAGTCCAAGCGGTCCAAGCTGACCTGTACCTACAAGTGCGGTAACGCATGTTGGGGCGAGTGCACTAACACCTCCGACAACGCCTACTTCGGCGACCTCGTCTCGCGCCGCGGAGTGCTGAAGTCCTTCGGCCTCGGTGTGGTCACCGTCGGCGGCGGTGCCGCCCTCGCGGCCTGCAGCTCCGAGCCGGGCAGTGGCGCGGCTGGTACGACCACCGCGTCCGCGGCGACGGGCAGCTCCTCGGCCGCAGCTACCGAGGTCAAGGCGCTCAAGGGCATGCAGTTCGAGCCGGTCGCACCGAATACCGAGGACAAGGTTGTTGTCCCGACCGGCTACGCCACCAGCGTTCTTATCGCCTGGGGCGACCCGATTTTCAAGGACGCTCCGGAGTTCGACCCAGAGAACCAGACCGCGGCTGACGCGGAGAAGCAGTTCGGTTTCAACAACGACTTCGCTGGTCTGATGGACCACCCGGACGATGACAGCCGCTTGGTGTACGTGTGTTCGCACGAGTACACCACCGAGCCGCAGATGTTCCCGGGCTACGATGCGGACAACCCCACCGATGAGCAGATCAACATCGGCCTGGCTAACCACGGCCACACCATCCTCGAGGTGTCCAAGGTGGGCGACACCGGCGAGCTCAAGCGCGAGTTCGGCCCGCTGAACCGCCGCATCACCGCGAACACCCCGTTTGAGCTCCGCGGTATCCTCGCTGGTGCTGACCTGGTCAAGACCAGCGCAGACCCGGAGGGCAAGACGGTTCTGGGCACGCTGAACAACTGCGCGGGCGGCATGACCCCGTGGGGCACCTTCCTGTCGGGCGAGGAGAACATCGACCAGTACTTCGCTAACGGTGCCGCCGTTACGGGCGAGCGCCCGGCCGCAGACGTGAAGCGTTTCGGCGTCGATGATGAGGCCTCCGAGCGCAAGTGGGAGCGCCTGCACGATCGCTTCGACCTGGCGAAGGAGCCCAACGAGTTCAACCGTTTCGGCTACATCGTCGAGATCAACCCGCTGGACCCGAACTCCACCCCGATCAAGCACACCTCGATGGGCCGCTTCAAGCACGAGGCCGGAAACGTCCACGTTGACAAGGATGGCACCGTGGTGTGCTACTCGGGCGACGATTCCCGCTTCGAGTACATCTACAAGTTTGTCTCCTCCAAGAAGATGGTCGAGGGCGACGTCGAGCACAACATGGGCATCCTCGACGAGGGCACCCTCTACGTGGCCAAGCTCGAGGGCGACTCCCCGCAGAGCGAGATCACTGGCGACGGCGACCTGCCGTCCGACGGCGAGTTCGACGGTAAGGGCACGTGGGTCAAGCTGCTGACGGTGACCGAGAATGGTGCCGAGTCGCATGTCGACGGCTTCACCCCCGAGGAGGTTGCGGTCTACACCCGCCTCGCGGCCGATGAGGTCGGTGCGACGAAGATGGATCGCCCGGAGGACTTTGAGGTCAACCCGGTCAACGAAAAGGTCTACGTTGCCCTGACCAACAACTCCTACCGCGGTGCGACCGGTGAGAACGCGTCGAAGAGCAAGGAAGACGTGATGGAGTACGCGCCGATCCGCGAGAACAAGAACGGTCTTGTCATGGAGATCGAGGATGACTTCGCGGGCGAGAACTTCACCTGGAACCTGCTTCTGGTGTGTGGTGACCCGGCTGCGGCGTCGACCTACTTTGGCGGCTTCGACAAGGACAAGGTTTCCCCGATCTCCTGCCCGGACAACCTTGCGTTCGACACCTACGGAAACCTCTGGATCTCCACCGACGGCAACGCGCTGGGCAGCAACGACGGTCTCTACGCTGTTGGCCTCGAAGGCGAGAACCGCGGCCAGGTCAAGTGCTTCCTCACGGTGCCGAAGGACGCTGAGACCTGTGGCCCGATCGTGACCGAGGAGCGCGTGATGGTCAACGTCCAGCACCCGGGCGAGTCGGACGACGCGACCTACGAGAACCCGACCTCCAACTGGCCGGAGGGTGGCAACTCCGTGCCTCGCCCAGCCGTGGCTGTTGCGTGGCGCGAGGACGGCAAGGAGATCGGCGTCGAGGCGTAG
- the rpsQ gene encoding 30S ribosomal protein S17, translating to MTEANVTVSDNAAHEAANGKKEKGLQKRRRGYVVSDKMDKTIVVEVEDRKSHALYGKIVRSTKRVKAHDEDNTAGVGDLVRIEETRPLSKDKHFRLIEIIEKAR from the coding sequence ATGACTGAGGCAAACGTGACTGTATCTGACAACGCTGCACACGAGGCAGCAAACGGCAAGAAGGAAAAGGGCCTGCAGAAGCGCCGCCGCGGCTACGTCGTGTCCGACAAGATGGACAAGACGATCGTGGTCGAGGTTGAGGACCGCAAGTCCCACGCCCTGTACGGCAAGATCGTGCGCTCCACCAAGCGCGTGAAGGCCCACGACGAGGACAACACCGCTGGTGTTGGCGACCTCGTCCGCATCGAGGAGACCCGCCCGCTGTCCAAGGACAAGCATTTCCGTCTCATCGAGATCATCGAGAAGGCCCGCTAA
- the rpmC gene encoding 50S ribosomal protein L29 yields the protein MAAGTPASEFRELNDDELRTRLADAKEELFNLRFQLATGQLTNNRRISTVKRDIARIYTVLRERELGLSVVPGAEA from the coding sequence ATGGCTGCTGGTACCCCCGCATCCGAGTTCCGTGAGCTCAACGATGATGAGCTCCGCACCCGCTTGGCCGACGCGAAGGAAGAGCTGTTCAACCTGCGCTTCCAGCTCGCAACTGGCCAACTGACCAACAACCGCCGCATCTCCACCGTCAAGCGCGACATTGCACGCATCTACACCGTGCTGCGCGAGCGCGAGCTCGGTCTGTCTGTCGTCCCGGGAGCTGAGGCATAA
- the rplP gene encoding 50S ribosomal protein L16, with the protein MLIPKRVKYRRQHRPHRRGVSKGGNTINFGDYGLQALEPAYITNRQIESARIAINRHVKRGGKVWINIFPDRPLTQKPLGVRMGSGKGPVEKWVANVKPGRILFEMSYPNEETAMEALRRAGAKLPCKVRVIKKEDLF; encoded by the coding sequence ATGCTTATTCCTAAGCGCGTGAAGTACCGCCGCCAGCACCGCCCGCACCGTCGCGGCGTGTCCAAGGGTGGCAACACCATCAACTTTGGTGACTACGGCCTCCAGGCTCTCGAGCCGGCCTACATCACCAACCGCCAGATCGAGTCCGCTCGTATTGCGATTAACCGCCACGTCAAGCGTGGTGGCAAGGTCTGGATCAACATCTTCCCGGATCGTCCGCTAACCCAGAAGCCGCTCGGCGTGCGTATGGGTTCCGGTAAGGGCCCGGTTGAGAAGTGGGTGGCTAACGTGAAGCCGGGCCGCATTCTCTTCGAGATGTCCTACCCGAACGAGGAGACCGCCATGGAAGCTCTGCGCCGCGCTGGCGCGAAGCTGCCGTGCAAGGTCCGCGTGATTAAGAAGGAGGACCTGTTCTAA